One genomic segment of Brassica napus cultivar Da-Ae chromosome A3, Da-Ae, whole genome shotgun sequence includes these proteins:
- the LOC106429652 gene encoding F-box protein At5g07610 produces MSSCSRTRTKAPRSARIRISSSPAKIVVDLDDVLLHILSFLPIKTLIKCKRVSKRWRSLITNPNFSNRIISSKHPLPISGLYLKGTRDIEYRFVSLLDDDDEEVNEQLLSLSSSPLRFIDHPSPIIVMQSTNGLLLCKCTCPPNHFNRNFYVYNPTTKQKTLLPRIIDHVALSLAFDPSKSPHYKVFCLRKSSISSPVSPVSSVSSVFYHIEVYSSNEGPWRRLVSVPSSALPQTVTDLSNTVFWNGAVHWFWFGPNSRDCLSFDIDTEEIKTLSLPFLDHHQDDEEDPPDVGTLRFIEESRGNLYFIEVNDLSSPDLSVYEMNRTGLTWFLKYHVDLEPLAAAFPEMIRTEYYTYRKIYSFSVIGFVKGETDAESSYIVLHIPNKAVKYYFISKTFKKLCSFETSDDGGENFYGFGRSFQFIESLANV; encoded by the exons ATGTCTTCTTGTTCAAGAACAAGAACTAAAGCTCCAAGATCTGCAAGAATCCGTATCTCTTCTTCACCAGCCAAGATTGTAGTAGATCTCGACGACGTCTTGCTCCACATCCTCTCCTTTCTCCCAATCAAAACCCTCATCAAATGCAAACGCGTATCAAAACGCTGGCGTTCTCTCATAACAAACCCGAACTTCTCCAACCGCATCATCAGTTCCAAACATCCACTCCCAATCTCAGGCCTTTACTTAAAAGGAACAAGAGACATTGAATACAGATTCGTCTCTCTTCTCGATGATGACGATGAAGAAGTCAACGAGCAGCTGCTTTCGTTATCATCATCACCGCTTCGGTTTATAGATCATCCATCTCCGATCATCGTAATGCAATCAACCAACGGTCTTCTCCTCTGCAAATGCACTTGTCCTCCTAACCATTTCAACAGAAACTTCTACGTTTACAATCCCACGACGAAGCAGAAGACTCTTCTCCCTCGAATCATCGACCACGTGGCGCTCTCTCTAGCCTTTGATCCTTCTAAATCTCCTCACTACAAAGTCTTTTGCCTCAGAAAAAGTAGCATCTCCTCCCCTGTTTCCCCtgtttcctctgtttcctctgttttttaCCATATAGAGGTTTACTCCTCTAACGAAGGACCTTGGAGAAGACTTGTTTCGGTTCCTTCTTCCGCTCTTCCTCAAACCGTTACAGATCTCAGTAACACCGTCTTTTGGAACGGCGCGGTTCACTGGTTTTGGTTCGGTCCAAACTCAAGAGACTGTCTCTCTTTCGATATCGAtacagaagaaatcaagactCTTTCTCTCCCTTTTCTTGACCACCACCAAGACGACGAGGAGGATCCACCTGATGTCGGCACCTTGAGGTTCATAGAAGAATCCAGAGGAAATCTTTACTTCATCGAGGTAAACGATCTGAGTTCTCCAGACTTATCGGTCTACGAAATGAACAGAACAGGCCTAACCTGGTTCTTGAAGTATCATGTTGACTTAGAGCCTCTTGCAGCAGCTTTTCCAGAGATGATCAGA accgAATACTACACTTATAGGAAGATCTATTCGTTCTCTGTCATCGGTTTTGTTAAAGGAGAGACAGATGCTGAGTCTTCATACATAGTCCTTCACATTCCAAACAAGGCTGTTAAGTACTACTTCATCAGCAAGACTTTCAAGAAGCTTTGCAGCTTCGAGACATCCGATGATGGTGGTGAGAATTTTTACGGATTCGGAAGATCTTTTCAGTTTATTGAGTCTCTTGCTAACGTCTAG
- the LOC111210389 gene encoding putative kinase-like protein TMKL1: protein MRKDHMLTLLLGVSLSALLIVTFFIFFFRRRQQSSTEPDQYDVESLDHKVHNKHVSSSETEELVTFQGGEDLTICDILDAPGEVIGKSSYGTLYKASLQRSGKVRVLRFLRPVCTVRCDAKEYSDVIETLGFVRHENLVPLLGFYGGNRGEKLMVHPFFSSGNLSDFIKSGGEESIKWSNILSITTGISEALDHLHTGTQKPIVHGNLKSKNVFLNSNFEPRISDYGLHLLLNQTAGQEILDVSAAEGYKAPELVKMKEASKESDVYSLGVIMLELVSSKEAINKGDDHKLYRPEILASNGCEDQSEEGLLKYFQLAISCCSPSPSLRPNTKQVLSKLQDI from the exons ATGAGAAAAGACCATATGTTAACATTGTTACTAGGAGTTTCTTTATCAGCATTACTGATAGTAaccttctttatcttcttcttcagaagAAGACAACAATCATCCACCGAACCAGATCAATACGACGTCGAGTCACTCGACCATAAGGTTCATAACAAACATGTCTCTTCCTCGGAGACAGAGGAGCTCGTGACGTTTCAAGGAGGAGAAGATCTAACGATCTGCGATATACTCGATGCTCCGGGAGAAGTCATCGGGAAGTCAAGCTACGGGACTCTCTACAAGGCGTCGCTGCAACGCAGCGGGAAAGTTAGAGTTCTCAGGTTTCTCCGACCGGTTTGTACAGTGAGATGTGATGCTAAGGAGTATAGTGACGTCATCGAGACGCTTGGGTTTGTTCGACATGAGAACTTGGTTCCTCTGTTGGGTTTCTACGGTGGAAACAGAGGAGAGAAGCTTATGGTTCATCCTTTCTTCTCTTCCGGGAATCTCTCCGACTTCATCAAAA gtggaGGTGAAGAATCTATAAAATGGAGCAACATTTTAAGCATCACAACTGGAATATCCGAAGCTCTTGATCACCTTCACACAGGAACGCAGAAACCAATCGTCCACGGCAATTTAAAATCCAAGAACGTTTTTCTAAACTCGAATTTCGAGCCTCGAATCTCTGATTACGGTTTGCATCTGCTCTTAAACCAAACAGCAGGACAAGAGATTCTTGATGTCTCAGCAGCTGAGGGGTACAAAGCACCTGAGTTGGTAAAGATGAAAGAAGCGAGCAAAGAGAGTGATGTGTATAGTCTCGGTGTGATCATGCTTGAGCTAGTCTCTAGTAAAGAAGCTATAAACAAAGGGGATGATCATAAGTTGTACCGTCCTGAGATTCTCGCGAGTAATGGTTGTGAGGATCAGAGTGAAGAAGGTTTACTCAAATACTTTCAGCTCGCAATTTCTTGTTGCTCTCCTTCGCCTTCTCTTAGACCAAACACGAAGCAGGTCTTGAGCAAACTCCAAGACATCTAG